Part of the Bifidobacterium sp. ESL0775 genome is shown below.
CGGAAAGACGACCATATGCGTACGGCGCGTCGACCTCGAACGTTGCCGACTTGATGCCGGCTTCTTCGGCGTAGGAGGTGTCCATCACCTTGGCCTTGTAGCCGTTGCGCTCGGCCCAACGCAAGTACATGCGCAGCAACATCTGCGCGAAATCGGCCGCGTCGACGCCGCCGGCACCGCTTCGGATGGTGACCACGGCGCTGCGCTCGTCGTATTCGCCGTCAAGCAGCGTCTGAATCTCCATCTCGTCGAGGTCCTTTTGCAGGGCGTCGACGCCGTTCTGGGCCTCTTTCATCGAATCGACGTCGTTCTCTTCCTGGCCCAGCTCGTATAGCGTCTCAATGTCGTCAAGCCTGCTCGAAAGCGAATCGAGCTTCTTGATCAGGCCCTGCTTGTTGGAGAGCCTGCTCGTGATCTTCTGCGCGTTCTCGACGTCATCCCAGAGGTTCGGCTTCGACGCCTCTTTCTCCAACTCGGCGATCTCGGACTTGAGGCGGTCGACGTCCAACGCCTTTTCAATCGTCTCGTATTTGGTACGCGCTTCGCCCAGCGCCTGTGAAAAATCAAATTCCGCCATTGCACTCCACCTTATGTCTGCTCACTGAAAACTCTCTGACCGTCCTGATCACCGCTATACCGTGGCAAGCCGTTAAGCATCAATCCGATTCCTTGGATCTTGAAACCCGCCTGTTGCAGGCACGCACGTCACGCTTTCGATGAACCGCGCCGCAACATGGCGTTGATGCCACCGTTCTTGCCGGGAAGCATATGCAAGGCGTCAAAGACCCGCATAGATCGCAGGAATCACCAGCGCGAGCAACATGGCCGCAGCCACGACGATGCAGATCGCCCGCACGATGTTGCGGCGACGGCTTTCGCGGCGTTCGCGTTCGTTCCTGTAATCACTCACAATCCTTCATTGTATCGAGCCTGCGGGATTTAGCGTCTATATCCAATCCGACTGACGTTGTGGGGCGGGATATACAATGCTTCGGCACCCTCCAGGCCGGTAGGCCAAGCTTTACGCCTCAGCATCGCATATCCCGCCCCACAACTCAACGTTCAGAAAATCCTGACTATCCACCTTTGAGCTTTACAGGGACAAAAAGGCGGTTATGCGCTAGATTAGAAACATATTTATTTCAACAATGTAGCTAGAAGGAGCAGGTATGAGTGACGAACGGACGGCTTGGGGCTGGGGTCTGGCCTCGATCGACGAGGCGGGCAACACGCTGGACGTGTGGTATCCAAAGCTGGAGATGGGCGCGGCGCCGAGTGAAGCCGACCGTCCTCGCCACGGATTCGACGCCCTCGTACGCACCAAAGCCGACGAGCGCGGGGTTCGTCGTGAGCCTGTGTTCACCGTTTCCGACCTTGACTCCCCCATCGCCGATGCCGCCGACGCCTACCTGCGTCTGCATTTGCTGAGCATGTGCATGGTGGAGCCGAACACCATCAATCTCGACGGTATCTTCGCGCGTCTGGCCAACGTCGTATGGACCAACTACGGACCGTTCGCCGCCGAAAACTTCGCGCTACGCAAGATGGACGTGATGAACGCGGTCGCACGTTCCAGCCGGGACGCCAGCGGCATGCCAACCCCTCACGTCGATGTCAACGTGCTCGCCATCGACAAGTTCCCGCGCATGGTCGACTACGTAGTGCCCGAAGGTGTCCGCATCGGTGACGCTGACCGCGTGCGGCTTGGCGCACACCTGGCTCCTGGCACGACGGTGATGCACGCCGGTTTCGTCAACTTCAACGCCGGAACGCTTGGCACCTGCATGATCGAGGGCCGGGTCTCACAAGGCGTCACCGTGGGCAACGGCTCTGACGTCGGCGGCGGCTCATCGATCATGGGCACGCTTTCCGGCGGCGGCAAACTGCGCAACTCCATCGGCGAGCACAGCCTTCTGGGTGCCAACGCCGGCATCGGCATCTCCTTGGGTAACAACTGCGTGGTGGAGGCGGGACTCTACGTCACTGCCGGCACGAAGATCACCATCCACGACAAGGCCAAAATCGCCGCCGGCGAGCCGCTGGAAGTCGTCAAGGGCTCAGAGCTTTCGGGCAAGGACAACATCCTCTTCATCCGCAATTCGGTGACCGGCGCCATCGAGGCACGCTACCGCAAAGTCGGCATCGCCTTGAACGAGAAGCTGCACAAGAACTAAGCCATAGCAAAAAGGTCGGTCGATAGCTTTTCAGAAACATTGGAATTCTGCCAATGTCATTGAGCTATCGACCGACCTTTTTGCTGTTTCAGCGCTGGTCCATTGGCACATAGTCGCGCTTGACCTCGCCGGTGTAGACCTGACGCGGGCGACCGATCTTGGTCTCGGGGTCGGCCAGCATCTCGCGGTATTGCGCGATCCAGCCAGGAATGCGGCCAAGCGCGAACAGCGGGGTGAACATCGGAGCGTCGAAGCCGATGACCCGGTAGAGCAGTCCGGTGTAGAAATCGACGTTCGGATAAAGATGACGCGAGACGAAATAATCGTCATGCGTGGCGATGTCCTCGAGTTCGGTGGCGATGTCGAACAGGGCACGCTCGTCGGCGGGCAGACGGTTGTCGACGTCGCCGCGAGCCATAAGCTGCTCAAGATAATGCTTGGCGACCACGGCACGCGGGTCGTAGCATTTGTAGACGCGATGGCCAAAACCGGAGATGCGGGTGCCGTTCTTTTTGGAGTTTTCGACGAACTGACTGACGCTTTCGCCGGAGTCACGAATGACCACCAACTGCTTCAGCACCGCCTCGTTGGCGCCACCATGCAACGGCCCGGAAAGCGCGTTTACACCGGCTGCGACAGCCGAATAGAGGTTGGCATGGGCGCTGCCGGCGATACGCACCACGGAGGTCGAACAGTTCTGCTCATGGTCGGCGTGGATGATGAGCAGACGGCCGAGCGCATGGATGGAAAGATCATCGGATTCGTACGGCTCGTAAGGCACGGCGAAGCACATGCGCAGGAAATCGTCGACGTAGCCGCGGGCGATATCCGGGTACAGCATCGGCTCGTCGCGGCGGCGACGATAGATGTAGCTGACGATGGTGCGAGCCTTGGCCATGATGATGCGCGCCGATTCGTCCAGCTGGTCGGGATCGTTGATATCGGTGGTGTCCGGATAAAAAGCGGCGAGCGCGTTGATGGCGGAGGCGAGCACGCTCATGGGTTGGGCGGCGCGCGGGAACGAGGCCATGAAACTGCGGAAATCTTCGCCGACCATGGTGCGGTGGTTCAGATCCAGGCAGAACTGGTCGTATTCGACCTTGGTCGGCAGCTCGCCGTGCTGCAGCAGCCAAGCCACCTCAAGGAAATCGGACTGGTCGCACAGCTGCTCGATTGGGTAACCGCGATAGCGCAGGATAGAGTTCTGGCCGTCGATGAAGGTGATCTTGGATTCGCACTGGGCCGTGGTCAGGAAGCCGGGGTCGAGGGTGACGAACCCGTCGTTCCTGAGGCTGGAGACGACGATGCCATCGGCCCCTTCCGTGGCCTTGACCACGGGCAGATCGAACTTGCTCGTGTCCACATTGAGTTTTGCCTCCACCATGGCTTCCACCTTCCTTTGTGTCCCAATCGTCGGCTTATGCTCCATTTTCTGCGTAAAACAGACAAATTCACAAACGTTGCCGCAACCAATCGGGGATTGAACATACCTTATTGCATGAATGTAAACTGAGGCAACCGATGTCCACGTTGCGTACATGTATGGTCTCAAAAAGGGAGCAAAAGCCTAAAACAAAGCGGCATCCGCACTTTGAGTTGCGGATGCCGCTTAAGTAAAAGAACTACTAAACCAAGTCGATGATTACTCGCGAACGGTCAGAATCTCCGGGCCGTTGTCGGTGATGGCGATGGTGTGCTCGCTGTGGGCGCCGTTGGAGCCGTCGGAGCTGCGCAGAGTCCAGCCGTCCTTCGCGTCCTGGTAGATCTCGTCGGTGGTCTTCATAAACCATGGCTCGATTGCGATCGTGAGGCCCGGGCGCAGTTTGTAGCCGTGATGGGCCTTGCCGTCGTTGGGTACGAACGGGTCGCCGTGCATGACGTGGCCGATGCCGTGGCCACCGAACTCCATGTTGACGGTATAGCCGTGCTCGTGCGCCACATCGCCGACGGCCGCGGAGACGTCGCCAAGACGGTTGCCGGACTGGGCCGCCGCGATGCCGGCCGCGAGCGCCTCTTCGGTGCACTTGATGAGCGCAATATCTTCCGGATTCGGATCCTTGCCGACCACGAAGCTCACCGCGGAGTCCCCGCACCATCCGTCGACACTGACCGCCAGATCGAGGCTCAGCAAGTCGCCGTCCTTGAGGGCGTAATCATAAGGGACACCGTGCAATACCGCGTCGTTGACGGACGTGCAGATGTAGTGCTTGAACGGGCCGGTGCCGAAATCTGGCGCGTAATCGACATAGCAGGATTCGGCGCCTTTGCGGCTTTCGATGCGGCGGCGCACGAGGTCGTCGATCTCCAGCAGATTAGTGCCGACCTTGGTGGTCTCCTGCAGCTCCTTGAGGATGCTGCCGACGAAGCGGCCGGCCACCTTCATCGAAGCGATTTCCTTTGGCGTTTTCAATTCGATCATGCCTTCACCCTACTTCGCCAGCCCAACAATCTTCCAGTCTTGTTCACTTGGATAAAAGCCTTGACCACATTGGGATGACTGCGCTTATGCCCAACACAAAGCGTCCCGGACCGCCTGAATGGATTCAGGGGTCCGGGACGCAATGAGAAAGCGACTTTTCTTCTAACGCTTCTGCTTATCGTCCAGCAAAAGCGTAATACGTCAAATATCGCATCAGTTCTTGCCGAAACGGAAGGCGCGGATGATGGCGAGGATGCCCATGACCACCATGGAGACACCGGCGAAAACAATCAGCACGATAACCGAGGCGCCGGGCATGAACAGCACGACGATGCCGGCGAGGATGGAGACGATCGCGTAGAAGATGGCCCAGCCGGACTTCGGCAGACGCCAGGTCTCGACCAGCGCCATGATGCCTTCCATGATCCAGCCGATGCCGACAGTGAGGGTGACCAGGATGGTGAGCAGGGCGGTGGAAATCGCGGTGTTCTTCAACATGATCACACCACCGATCACCAAAAGAATGCCGATGAAGATGTCCAGCACGCGCCAGCCGCCTGGCAACCCGTTCTCGACGATGGCGCCGATGACGCGGATGACACCGGAAATCAGGAAGTAGATGCCCAGCGCGACGGCCACGGCCACCAACGTCTTGCCCGGCCAGATCAGCAACGCGATGCCAAGCAGCAGCGCGACGATGCCGACCACGCCATAGACGATGCGGATGGTCTTTTTCGCTTGGCTCGGTAGCCATTCCTCGGCGAGCTTGAACGGGTTCATCCGCCACCATTCATTGCTGCCCGGCTTGCCCGCTTGCTCTTGCCAGCCATTGCCTTGCGGTTGCCCGCCGTTGCCCTGGGGCTGACCGTTCTGCGCGTATTGGTATTGGCCATTCTGGGCATACTGGTATTGGCCGTTGGGATTGCCGTTCTGGTATTGCTGCTGATTGTATTGATTCGGGTCCGCGGCATACGGGCCATAGGCATTGGCCCCATAGCCGTTGTTGTATGGGCCTTGGTTGGGATTCTGGTTCTGCCCTTGCCCGTTGTATTGGTAGGGATTGGCGTATGGGCCATTCTGCTGCCCACCCTGGTTGCCCGCGTATTGTCCATATCCTTGTCTGGTTTGACCCGCATTCTGCCCGTATGAGTTATTGGCTCCAGGCTGGCCTTGGTTGCCATTCATGCCATTGGGCGCGTAATTGCCGTATCCCGTCTGTCCTGTTGGCTGTCCATTGGCCTGGCCTTGGTTGCTTTCGTTGCCTTCATTCACATTCGGATCATTATCATTCGTATTGGCGTCTGACATTTCGACTCCTTATCATCATGACCGCACCATGAAACTTATGGCCACGGATTACTTCAACCACCATGTGATTCAACAGATAATCGTAAGGACTATTCCTGAATACCTGCTGGATGGTAGGTGAACAGACTGAAAAAGGAAGTTGAAAATGGCTGCCTTTCCGGCCTGCGTTTTCCTTTCATTTCCCGCCTTTCTTGTCAGCAAACGCCGATACAGTAGAGCCATGTCTACACCTTTGATTTCAGGCCTTGATACGACCTCATTCTCCAGCACCATCAGCCCCGGCGACGACCTGTTCCGCTTCGTCAACGGCCCATGGATCGACACCTATGAGCTGCCCGACGACCGCTCCCGTTACGGCGCTTTCGACAAGCTCGCCGAGGACGCGGAAAGCCAGATCCGCGACATCCTCGAGGACGAGAACTGCCCGGCCCACAAGTCCCAGAGCCTCTACCGCGCATTCCTCGACACCGATGCCATCGAAGCCGCCGGCATCAGCCCCATCAAGGACGCGCTCGAGCGCATCGACAACGCAACCAGCAAGGCGGAGCTGACGAAGATCCTGGGCGAGCTAAGCACACTTGGCGGGCCCGACTTCTTCGACTGCGGCGTTTATGGCGATCCGGGCGACCCCGAACACAACATCCTGCATATCGAGCAGGGTGGCATCGGCCTGCCCGACGAGGCCTACTACCGCGAGGACCACTACGCGCCAATCCGCGAGCAGTACGTGAACATGGTCACGAAGCTGCTGATGTTCGCCGATTATGGCGACAGCGTGAAAAGCGAGGCGGACGCCAAGCGATTCCTCGAGATCGAGACCAAGATCGCCTCGAACCACTGGGACAACGTGGCCACCCGCGACTCACAGAAGACCTACAACCCCACTGATTTCCAAACGCTGAGCTCGACGCTTTCCCATTTCGACATCACCTCATGGCTCGATGCGTGGCAATCCGCCTACAACGCGTTGCCCGCCTCAAAGACGCAACCTTTGAACCTCACCAATGTGTTCGCCAACACCATTGTGCACGAGCCGAGCTTCCTTTCCGGTTTCGACAAGTTCTGGGACCAGAGCGATCTCGACGACCTGAAGCTTTGGGCGCGCGTGACGATGATCAGCGGCTCCGCCAGCACGCTCAGCAGCGATTTCGACAAGACCCAGTTCGATTTCTACGGCAAGGTGCTTTCCGGAGCCAAGCAGCAGCGCGACCGCTGGAAGCGCGGTGTCTCGCTGGTCAACGGCATCTGCGGCGAGGAGGTCGGCCGCGAATACGTCCGTCTCCACTTCCCCGAAAGCTCGAAGGAGCGGATGGAGCAACTGGTCTCCAACATCATCGAGGCCTATCGCGTCTCCATTTCCGGCAGCGACTGGCTAGGCGAGGCGACCAAGGCCAAGGCCCTTGAGAAGCTTTCGAAGTTCACTCCGATGATTGGCTACACCAACCATTGGCGCGATTACACCGCCCTAGACATCAGACCCGAGATGAGCCTGGTCGATGACCTCAACGCGGCAGTCGCCTACGAGACCGGATTCCAGTTCTCCAAGGTCGGCCAGGTCGTCGACCGCGAGGAATGGCTGATGAACCCGCAGACGGTCAACGCCTATTACGAGCCGTCCATGAACGTCATCGTCTTCCCCGCCGCCATCCTCCAGCCTCCATTCTTCAACCCGGAAGCCGACGACGCAGCCAACTACGGCGGTATCGGCGCGGTGATCGGCCACGAGATCGGGCATGGCTTCGACGACCAAGGCAGCCAGTACGACGGCGACGGCAAACTCAACGACTGGTGGAGTGCCGAGGACAAGGCGAACTTCGAAAAGCTCACCAAGGCTTTGATCGACCAGTACAACGGATTCATCCCCTCCCAGCTTCAAGAGAAGTATGGCGACGACCTCAGCCAGGCCCCGCACATCAACGGCGCGCTGACCATCGGCGAGAACATCGGCGACCTGAGCGGCGTCAACATCAGCCTGAAGGCCTACGCCTTCGCGCTTGACAAGGATGCTGGCCGTCCGGTCGACGGCTCGCCGGAAGCGGTGACGGCGTCGCTGGCGAGCGCACCGGAGATCGACGGATACACCGGCCTGCAACGCTTCTTCCTGAGCTACGCCTCCATCTGGCGCACCGCGCAACGCGAGGAGCTGACCGAGCAGTATCTGCAAATCGATCCGCACTCCCCCGCCGAATTCCGAACCAACGGCATCGTACGCAACGTCAACCTCTATTACCAGGCATTCGACGTCAAGCCCGAGAACAAGCTGTGGCTCGCTCCTGAACAGCGTGTCCATATCTGGTGAGCCGCATTCACAGCAAACTGCGAAAATCCAGACTGGATGTTTGTGATTCCCCAGTCACGATTGTATGACAATGATGGCCGGAACGTGATGACAACGTTCCGGCCATCAATGTGTCATGCCTTTTCACATTGCTGTCAGCTGCTGCCGGAACTCCGTTCTTATCCCACCGATGCCACCAAACGGTCGGCGGTGCCAGTCTCCTCGAACACCTCGCTGGCATCCCACGGGTCATCTCCGGGGACGTCGGCATCGCCGTCCCCATCATTATTGGAGAGGCCTCCGGTCATGGCATCCCTGGATCGTGCACCATTCTTGCCACCTTGCGCCTCGCTCCGGCCGTTGTGCGCGACAGCAGAGACCTCATGGCCCTCGACTTCATTTTGTGCAGTTGCCGTCGCCGCGGCGGAAGCATCGCCTGCACCTCCCGGCTCCCGCATTCCCGGTTTGACGCGATGGAACACCGAGGTACCAAAGCTCAGGTCATGGCCCACGCTGGTCGCCTCCATCACCATCTTGGTGTGTTTGGTATCCTCCCGGGTCCATTCCTCGGTCGCCAAGGTGCCGGTCGCCACCACCGGATCGCCTTTGTGCAGACTCGATAGGACGTTCTGCGCCAATGTGCGGAACGCCTTCACGGTGATCCATGTCGTCGGCCTGTCACACCACTCATTGGCCATCGCGTTGAAATACCTCGGCGTGCATCCGATCCTGAACGAACACGCCGCAGGCCCTCCCTCCTTGCCGAAACCCTGCGGATCCGCACCCACGAATCCCGAAATCGTCACTGTCCCTTGCTGTGCCATATCTGCTCCTTCGCGTTTTCCATATATCTACGTGGACTGCAGGATTCGTCCGGCCGGCATGGAATCCAGACGCATGCGCGAATGAATTCCGCGCTGAATCGCCGGCCGAGACATGAACCCCGCGGTCCTCTCAGTATGCACCGCGCAGCAAGTCCCGTTCAAGCCAAAACGGGCACTGTGGTCGAACGCCCGGGGTCCCGGCGTTTCGTGGATGGAATGTGGACAAACCATTCATTATCCACCTGAAAATGACGAATGTGGACAACCGGACGCGAGAACAAGAGACATGGAAACGCTTGTAGGCATGACAATGGCGCCGCATACCGAAAACGGTACACAGCGCCACATGCAAGCAAATCACCTACCCCATCCAACGCATATCAACCCAGACGTCTCCCTGAAGGCCAAATGGCCATCAAGTCACCTTGACGTCGAAGCGAGCGTATGAGAAGACGGTTGTCAATCACTCATAGTCATAGAAGCCATGGCCTGTGGATTTGCCCAGCTTGCCCTTGTCGATGTAATCCTCCTTAATCCGGCGAGCAAACTCCTTCTTGACCGGATTGGTGGCATCCTTGTTGAGGTTGTAAGGAGTCATCATGCCGACGGTGTCATAGATCTGGAACGGGCCTTCAGGCGAGCCGGTGGCGATGCGCCAGGTCTTGTCGATGTCCTCGAAGGAGGCAACGCCACGGACCCACAGATCGGCGGCGGCATCGAGCAGCGGCACCAGCAGCGAGTTGAGCAGGTAGCCAGGCTGTTCCTTCTTCACGCGGATCGGCACCATGCCGATCTCCTCGGCGAACTGCGCGACCTCTTCGAACACGGCCGGGTCGGTCTTCGGCTGGGCCATGACCTCGCCGGTGTTGAACTTCCAGATCTCGTTGGCGAAATGCAGGCTCAGGAACTTCTGCGGACGATCGACGAACGGCGCCATCTTGCTCGGCAGCAGCGTCGAGGAATTGGTGCAGAACACGGTCTTGGCCGGCGCGTACTCGCTGACTTTCTGCCAAGTGTCCTGCTTGATGTCGAGGCGCTCCGGGATGGCTTCGATGATGATGTCCGCATCCTTGACCGCGTCCTTGAGATCAGCGGTGGCGCGGATACGCGAAACGGCGGCGTCGAGCTTTTCATCGGTGGCGTCAGGGATGTCACGCTTGTATTGCTTCTTCAGATACTCCCAGCGGTCCGGAAGGCCGGCCAAAATCTCGTCGCTGATATCGTAGGCGACCA
Proteins encoded:
- a CDS encoding single-stranded DNA-binding protein → MAQQGTVTISGFVGADPQGFGKEGGPAACSFRIGCTPRYFNAMANEWCDRPTTWITVKAFRTLAQNVLSSLHKGDPVVATGTLATEEWTREDTKHTKMVMEATSVGHDLSFGTSVFHRVKPGMREPGGAGDASAAATATAQNEVEGHEVSAVAHNGRSEAQGGKNGARSRDAMTGGLSNNDGDGDADVPGDDPWDASEVFEETGTADRLVASVG
- a CDS encoding citrate synthase, which codes for MVEAKLNVDTSKFDLPVVKATEGADGIVVSSLRNDGFVTLDPGFLTTAQCESKITFIDGQNSILRYRGYPIEQLCDQSDFLEVAWLLQHGELPTKVEYDQFCLDLNHRTMVGEDFRSFMASFPRAAQPMSVLASAINALAAFYPDTTDINDPDQLDESARIIMAKARTIVSYIYRRRRDEPMLYPDIARGYVDDFLRMCFAVPYEPYESDDLSIHALGRLLIIHADHEQNCSTSVVRIAGSAHANLYSAVAAGVNALSGPLHGGANEAVLKQLVVIRDSGESVSQFVENSKKNGTRISGFGHRVYKCYDPRAVVAKHYLEQLMARGDVDNRLPADERALFDIATELEDIATHDDYFVSRHLYPNVDFYTGLLYRVIGFDAPMFTPLFALGRIPGWIAQYREMLADPETKIGRPRQVYTGEVKRDYVPMDQR
- the dapD gene encoding 2,3,4,5-tetrahydropyridine-2,6-dicarboxylate N-succinyltransferase, whose amino-acid sequence is MSDERTAWGWGLASIDEAGNTLDVWYPKLEMGAAPSEADRPRHGFDALVRTKADERGVRREPVFTVSDLDSPIADAADAYLRLHLLSMCMVEPNTINLDGIFARLANVVWTNYGPFAAENFALRKMDVMNAVARSSRDASGMPTPHVDVNVLAIDKFPRMVDYVVPEGVRIGDADRVRLGAHLAPGTTVMHAGFVNFNAGTLGTCMIEGRVSQGVTVGNGSDVGGGSSIMGTLSGGGKLRNSIGEHSLLGANAGIGISLGNNCVVEAGLYVTAGTKITIHDKAKIAAGEPLEVVKGSELSGKDNILFIRNSVTGAIEARYRKVGIALNEKLHKN
- the map gene encoding type I methionyl aminopeptidase, which gives rise to MIELKTPKEIASMKVAGRFVGSILKELQETTKVGTNLLEIDDLVRRRIESRKGAESCYVDYAPDFGTGPFKHYICTSVNDAVLHGVPYDYALKDGDLLSLDLAVSVDGWCGDSAVSFVVGKDPNPEDIALIKCTEEALAAGIAAAQSGNRLGDVSAAVGDVAHEHGYTVNMEFGGHGIGHVMHGDPFVPNDGKAHHGYKLRPGLTIAIEPWFMKTTDEIYQDAKDGWTLRSSDGSNGAHSEHTIAITDNGPEILTVRE
- a CDS encoding 3-hydroxyacyl-CoA dehydrogenase, which encodes MQNLTVLGTGVLGSQIIFQSAYKGKDVVAYDISDEILAGLPDRWEYLKKQYKRDIPDATDEKLDAAVSRIRATADLKDAVKDADIIIEAIPERLDIKQDTWQKVSEYAPAKTVFCTNSSTLLPSKMAPFVDRPQKFLSLHFANEIWKFNTGEVMAQPKTDPAVFEEVAQFAEEIGMVPIRVKKEQPGYLLNSLLVPLLDAAADLWVRGVASFEDIDKTWRIATGSPEGPFQIYDTVGMMTPYNLNKDATNPVKKEFARRIKEDYIDKGKLGKSTGHGFYDYE
- a CDS encoding M13-type metalloendopeptidase, producing the protein MSTPLISGLDTTSFSSTISPGDDLFRFVNGPWIDTYELPDDRSRYGAFDKLAEDAESQIRDILEDENCPAHKSQSLYRAFLDTDAIEAAGISPIKDALERIDNATSKAELTKILGELSTLGGPDFFDCGVYGDPGDPEHNILHIEQGGIGLPDEAYYREDHYAPIREQYVNMVTKLLMFADYGDSVKSEADAKRFLEIETKIASNHWDNVATRDSQKTYNPTDFQTLSSTLSHFDITSWLDAWQSAYNALPASKTQPLNLTNVFANTIVHEPSFLSGFDKFWDQSDLDDLKLWARVTMISGSASTLSSDFDKTQFDFYGKVLSGAKQQRDRWKRGVSLVNGICGEEVGREYVRLHFPESSKERMEQLVSNIIEAYRVSISGSDWLGEATKAKALEKLSKFTPMIGYTNHWRDYTALDIRPEMSLVDDLNAAVAYETGFQFSKVGQVVDREEWLMNPQTVNAYYEPSMNVIVFPAAILQPPFFNPEADDAANYGGIGAVIGHEIGHGFDDQGSQYDGDGKLNDWWSAEDKANFEKLTKALIDQYNGFIPSQLQEKYGDDLSQAPHINGALTIGENIGDLSGVNISLKAYAFALDKDAGRPVDGSPEAVTASLASAPEIDGYTGLQRFFLSYASIWRTAQREELTEQYLQIDPHSPAEFRTNGIVRNVNLYYQAFDVKPENKLWLAPEQRVHIW
- a CDS encoding DUF308 domain-containing protein, whose amino-acid sequence is MSDANTNDNDPNVNEGNESNQGQANGQPTGQTGYGNYAPNGMNGNQGQPGANNSYGQNAGQTRQGYGQYAGNQGGQQNGPYANPYQYNGQGQNQNPNQGPYNNGYGANAYGPYAADPNQYNQQQYQNGNPNGQYQYAQNGQYQYAQNGQPQGNGGQPQGNGWQEQAGKPGSNEWWRMNPFKLAEEWLPSQAKKTIRIVYGVVGIVALLLGIALLIWPGKTLVAVAVALGIYFLISGVIRVIGAIVENGLPGGWRVLDIFIGILLVIGGVIMLKNTAISTALLTILVTLTVGIGWIMEGIMALVETWRLPKSGWAIFYAIVSILAGIVVLFMPGASVIVLIVFAGVSMVVMGILAIIRAFRFGKN